In the Sulfurimonas sp. genome, one interval contains:
- the rpsG gene encoding 30S ribosomal protein S7 — protein MRRRKAPVREIMPDPVYGSKVLTKFINKIMFDGKKSTAEKIIYSALDIISSRGEKVGIDTFNNAIENIKPIIEVKSRRVGGATYQVPVEVRPVRQLSLAIRWLVDASRKRNERTMAERLANELMDASSDKGNAFKKKEDTYRMAEANKAFAHYRW, from the coding sequence ATGAGAAGAAGAAAAGCTCCCGTTCGTGAAATTATGCCGGATCCTGTTTATGGAAGCAAAGTTTTAACGAAGTTTATTAACAAAATTATGTTTGACGGTAAAAAAAGTACAGCTGAGAAAATCATCTACAGTGCTTTAGATATCATCAGTTCTCGCGGAGAGAAAGTAGGTATTGATACATTCAATAATGCTATTGAAAATATTAAACCGATTATTGAGGTTAAGAGTCGCCGTGTTGGTGGTGCTACTTATCAAGTTCCAGTAGAAGTGCGCCCGGTGCGTCAATTATCTCTAGCAATTAGATGGTTAGTTGATGCTTCTCGTAAAAGAAACGAGAGAACAATGGCTGAGAGATTAGCAAATGAATTAATGGATGCTTCATCTGATAAAGGTAACGCATTTAAGAAAAAAGAGGATACTTACCGTATGGCTGAAGCAAATAAAGCATTTGCTCACTATCGCTGGTAA
- the rpsL gene encoding 30S ribosomal protein S12, protein MPTINQLIRKERQKVVKKSKSPALVSCPQRRGVCTRVYTTTPKKPNSALRKVAKVRLTSGFEVISYIMGEGHNLQEHSIVLVRGGRIKDLPGVKYHIVRGALDTAGVANRKVSRSKYGTKRAKAKK, encoded by the coding sequence ATGCCTACAATCAATCAATTGATTAGAAAAGAGCGTCAAAAAGTGGTTAAGAAATCAAAATCACCTGCTCTTGTATCATGTCCACAGCGTCGCGGTGTTTGTACTCGTGTTTACACGACAACACCAAAAAAACCTAACTCGGCTTTGAGAAAAGTTGCAAAAGTTCGTTTAACTTCAGGTTTTGAAGTTATTTCATATATTATGGGAGAGGGTCACAACCTTCAAGAGCACTCAATCGTTTTAGTTCGTGGTGGTCGTATTAAAGACTTACCGGGTGTTAAATACCATATCGTTCGTGGTGCATTAGATACTGCGGGTGTTGCAAATCGTAAAGTTTCTCGTTCTAAATACGGAACTAAGAGAGCAAAAGCAAAAAAATAA
- the fusA gene encoding elongation factor G — protein MARSHKLEDVRNIGIAAHIDAGKTTTTERILFYTGREHKIGEVHDGAATMDWMEQEQERGITITSAATTCEWSGKQINIIDTPGHVDFTIEVERSMRVLDGAVSVFCAVGGVQPQSETVWRQRNRYGVPSIVFVNKMDRTGANFYQVEEQIRTRLKGNPVPIQLPIGQEESFAGIVDLVTMKAIIWDKDAEMGSNYHVEEIPADMLDKAAEYREKMIESISGVDGNEHLAEKYLEGEELTEDEIIAGIKYATINMHIVPMTAGTAFKNKGVQTLLDAVVAYLPSPVECAPIKGTMMDDEDVEVVVPSTDDGKFASLAFKIMTDPFVGTLTFIRVYRGSLEAGSFVHNSTKDKKERIGRIVKMHAIKREEVKEIYAGEIGAVVGLKYTTTGDTLCDPDDTVVLERMVFPEPVISVAVEPKTKADQEKMGLALGKLAAEDPSFRVHTDEETGQTIISGMGELHLEILVDRMKREFKVEAEVGAPQVSYRETIRDTVNQEYKYAKQSGGRGAFGHVYLTIKPGEPGTGFVFHNEIKGGVIPKEYIPAVEKGCAETMNNGVLAGYPMEDIDITLYDGSYHEVDSNEMAFKLAASMGFKEGCRKARPAILEPLMKVEVEVPEDYMGDVIGDLNRRRGQVTNMSERSGNKIVDAFVPLAEMFGYSTDLRSATQGRATYSMEFDHYEEVPRNVSEEIVKKRNG, from the coding sequence ATGGCAAGATCACATAAATTAGAAGATGTAAGAAACATCGGTATTGCTGCTCACATTGACGCAGGTAAAACTACGACTACGGAAAGAATTCTTTTCTATACAGGGCGTGAGCATAAAATCGGTGAGGTTCATGACGGTGCCGCTACTATGGACTGGATGGAACAAGAGCAAGAGAGAGGTATTACGATTACTTCTGCTGCAACTACTTGTGAGTGGAGCGGTAAGCAGATAAATATTATCGATACTCCGGGTCACGTTGACTTTACAATTGAAGTTGAGAGATCTATGCGTGTACTTGACGGTGCCGTTTCTGTATTTTGTGCCGTTGGCGGTGTTCAACCTCAATCTGAGACGGTTTGGAGACAAAGAAATCGTTACGGCGTACCGTCGATTGTTTTTGTTAACAAAATGGATAGAACAGGTGCAAACTTTTACCAAGTCGAAGAGCAAATTCGCACTCGTCTAAAGGGTAATCCGGTTCCGATTCAGCTTCCAATCGGTCAAGAAGAGAGTTTTGCAGGTATTGTTGATCTTGTTACAATGAAAGCTATTATTTGGGATAAAGATGCAGAGATGGGTTCTAACTATCATGTTGAAGAAATTCCGGCTGATATGTTAGACAAAGCTGCAGAATATCGCGAAAAAATGATTGAATCTATCTCAGGTGTTGACGGTAACGAGCATCTTGCTGAGAAGTATCTTGAGGGTGAAGAGTTAACTGAAGATGAGATTATCGCAGGGATAAAGTATGCTACTATCAATATGCATATAGTTCCGATGACTGCAGGAACTGCGTTTAAAAACAAGGGTGTTCAAACTCTTCTTGATGCTGTTGTTGCATATCTTCCGTCTCCGGTTGAGTGTGCTCCTATTAAGGGAACAATGATGGATGATGAAGATGTTGAAGTTGTTGTTCCATCTACAGATGACGGCAAATTTGCATCTTTGGCATTTAAAATCATGACAGACCCGTTTGTCGGAACGCTGACTTTTATTCGTGTTTATCGCGGTTCATTAGAAGCGGGTTCATTTGTTCATAACTCTACAAAAGACAAAAAAGAGCGTATTGGTCGTATTGTGAAGATGCATGCTATCAAGCGTGAAGAGGTAAAAGAGATTTATGCGGGTGAAATCGGTGCAGTTGTCGGTTTGAAATATACGACTACAGGAGATACCCTTTGTGACCCTGATGATACAGTTGTATTAGAGCGTATGGTTTTCCCGGAACCTGTTATCTCTGTTGCAGTTGAACCAAAAACTAAAGCGGATCAAGAGAAAATGGGTCTAGCTTTAGGTAAACTTGCTGCTGAAGATCCATCTTTTAGAGTTCATACGGATGAAGAGACGGGTCAAACTATTATCTCCGGAATGGGAGAGTTACACCTTGAAATCCTAGTTGACCGTATGAAGAGAGAGTTTAAAGTAGAAGCTGAAGTCGGTGCACCACAAGTTTCTTACCGTGAAACAATTAGAGATACCGTTAACCAAGAGTACAAATATGCTAAGCAATCAGGTGGTCGCGGTGCATTCGGGCATGTATATCTTACAATCAAACCGGGTGAGCCTGGAACAGGTTTCGTATTCCATAACGAAATCAAGGGTGGGGTAATTCCAAAAGAGTATATTCCTGCAGTAGAAAAAGGTTGTGCTGAAACTATGAATAACGGTGTTCTTGCGGGTTACCCGATGGAAGATATCGATATTACTCTATATGACGGTTCATACCATGAAGTCGACTCAAACGAGATGGCATTTAAACTTGCTGCATCAATGGGTTTCAAAGAGGGTTGTAGAAAAGCAAGACCTGCAATTTTAGAGCCTCTTATGAAAGTTGAAGTTGAAGTTCCTGAAGACTATATGGGGGATGTTATCGGTGACCTTAATCGTCGTCGCGGACAAGTTACAAATATGAGTGAGAGAAGCGGAAACAAAATTGTTGACGCGTTTGTTCCTCTTGCCGAGATGTTTGGTTATTCAACTGACCTTCGTTCTGCAACTCAAGGTAGAGCAACATACTCTATGGAATTCGATCATTATGAGGAAGTTCCGAGAAATGTATCTGAAGAGATTGTTAAAAAGAGAAACGGTTAA